A portion of the Hydractinia symbiolongicarpus strain clone_291-10 chromosome 10, HSymV2.1, whole genome shotgun sequence genome contains these proteins:
- the LOC130612461 gene encoding negative elongation factor E-like: MGLPAKLTAEEQALVNKYALLKKKKKAALSQKLVQAPTKSSSSITPKKKDVLSVSPSKEPQIAPKDAKEKAKQLLASGQLKISKGNENRSFKRARGLTSEKKTKETTFTEAVTSTKDQAEKIENIRRNSYNKFVSAGDKKDSGTESRKFDHPRRQSNLFVSGFGLTRHIMDTSFHRFGDIKNIYFDSDKSHGYVTYHRYESAEKAIAELHGSMIENVTLRVMYARKRNYDDNRHTWRPRAQHAALDEPDQSDSNMPSQKTNVPRLSTESSIKKKAASIEKRSLVTYDDTFDF; this comes from the exons ATGGGTTTGCCAGCAAAGTTAACAGCTGAAGAACAAGCATTGGTCAACAAATATGCACTTCTAAAGAAAAAG AAAAAAGCAGCCCTCAGTCAAAAGCTTGTGCAAGCTCCAACTAAGAGCAGCTCATCCATTACACCAAAGAAAAAAg ATGTGTTGTCAGTAAGCCCAAGCAAAGAACCTCAAATTGCTCCTAAAGATgcgaaagaaaaagcaaaacagctCCTTGCATCTGGT CAACTTAAAATTAGCAAAGGGAATGAAAATCGTTCGTTTAAAAGAGCAAGAGGATTGACGTCAGAGAAGAAGACAAAAGAAACAACTTTCACA GAAGCTGTAACTTCAACTAAAGACCAAGCAGAAAAGATCGAAAATATCAGAAGAAATTCTTATAACAA GTTCGTTTCAGCTGGTGATAAGAAAGATTCAg GAACGGAATCACGAAAATTTGACCACCCCAGACGacag agtAATTTATTCGTATCAGGATTTGGTTTAACAAGACATATTATGGATACTTCATTTCACCGGTTCG GGGATATCAAAAACATCTACTTTGACTCAGACAAAAG TCATGGCTACGTAACGTATCATAGGTACGAATCTGCAGAGAAAGCAATAGCTGAG CTTCACGGTTCTATGATTGAAAATGTAACATTACGAGTAATGTATGCACGCAAAAGAAATTATGATGACAATAGGCATACATGGCGACCAAGAGCTCAGCACGCTGCCTTAG ATGAGCCTGATCAATCTGACAGTAATATGCCATCACAGAAAACGAATGTTCCGAGACTATCAACAGAAAGTTCCATTAAGAAGAAGGCAGCATCGATAGAGAAGCGATCTTTGGTAACTTATGACGATACATTTGATTTCTAA